The genomic stretch GAAGCTGTGGCTGTCGGAAGGCGGCCAGTCGGCCACGGGCGCGCTGCTCGACCACATCATCCGCTGGCACGGCGCCGGTGGCGAGCCGGACGCAGCCATGCATGCCAGGATCGCCCGGCGCGTCGCCGAACTGCGCGCCGCCGAGGGCGAGAACCTCGCTGCACGGCTGCATGTGCTACCGGACTTTCACGGCAACCGTTCGCCGCTCGCCGATCCGCATGCCGTCGGCGTCGTCAGCGGGCTGACACTGGATTCCTCCTTCGACAGCCTGTGCAAGCTCTATTGGCGCACCGCCGTCGGCATCGCGCTCGGCGTGCGCCATGTGCTGGAGGCGCTGAACGAGAACGGCTACCTGATCGACACGCTGCATGTCACCGGAGGCCACACCAAGAACCCGCTGCTGATGGAGCTCTACTCCGACGCCACCGGCTGCACGGTGGTCGAGCCGCTGGCCGACGAGGCTGTGCTGCTCGGCACCGGCATGGTCGCCGCGACCGCCGCCGGGCTTTTCCCCGACCTCAACGCCGCCTGCCTTGCCATGCAGCAGGGTGGCAAGAGGCGCGCCGCCAACAAGGCCGCCGGCGCCCGCTTCGATCGCGACTACCGGATTTTCCTGGAAATGCACCGGCAGCGGCAGGCGCTCGACGCGATCCGCTAAGCTGTTGCCTACTGACTGCGTAGCGACGCGCCTGACGTTGCGTCGAACAAATGGATGGCCTCTTCCTCGAATGTGTAGCGGACAGGCGCATTCAGCACCGGGCATTCGCGTGCCGGAACCAGCGCACTGATCTCCCTGCCGCCGGAACCGAATGTCACCAGCGCATCATTGCCGTGGAATTCTATGAGATCGGCCGTGCCTTGCAGTATGGCGGCGGCCCCGGCATTGGCCGTCTTCAGGTCCGGCGGCCGGATGCCGAGCACGGCGCGGTCGCCATGCCGCAGATGGAAGCCCCGGCCCTCGATCGAGAGCACCGTTCCAGCACCGGTCAGCGTCCAGCCATCCCCTTTCCGGCCAATCGTCACCTCGACAAAATTCATGTTCGGCGTGCCGATGAAGCCGGCAACGAACATGTTGGCGGGCCGCAGATAGATTTCCGCCGGCGCGCCGATCTGCTCGATGACACCCTCTTTGAGCAGCACGATGCGATCGGCCAGCGTCATCGCCTCCAGCTGGTCATGGGTGACGTAGACGGTGGTCGTCTTCAGCGACTGGTGCAGCCGCGCGATCTCGACGCGCATATGGTTGCGCAACTTGGCGTCGAGATTGGAGAGCGGCTCGTCGAACAGGAACACCTTTGGTGTCTTGATCATCGCCCGCGCGATTGCCACGCGCTGCTGCTGGCCGCCGGAAAGCTCGGCCGGCTTGCGGCCGAGATAGGGCTCCAGCCCGAGCGTCCTCGACACCGCTTCGACCCGCTTGCGGATCTCGGCCACGGGCACTTTCTGGCGCCGCAGCCCGAAGGCGATGTTGTCGAAGATCGTCATATGC from Mesorhizobium sp. 113-3-3 encodes the following:
- a CDS encoding ABC transporter ATP-binding protein, with product MSAIVCSHVDKAYGATTVIRDLNLSIEEHEFVVFLGPSGCGKSTLLRMLAGLEDISGGEVSIGGKVVNDLDPGDRGIAMVFQNYALYPHMTIFDNIAFGLRRQKVPVAEIRKRVEAVSRTLGLEPYLGRKPAELSGGQQQRVAIARAMIKTPKVFLFDEPLSNLDAKLRNHMRVEIARLHQSLKTTTVYVTHDQLEAMTLADRIVLLKEGVIEQIGAPAEIYLRPANMFVAGFIGTPNMNFVEVTIGRKGDGWTLTGAGTVLSIEGRGFHLRHGDRAVLGIRPPDLKTANAGAAAILQGTADLIEFHGNDALVTFGSGGREISALVPARECPVLNAPVRYTFEEEAIHLFDATSGASLRSQ